The DNA sequence ACCCCGAGCTGGGCGGCGTCAGTAGCCAGGCGCAGCCGCTTTTCACGTTCCATAAGCATATTCTCGGCCCGCTTGCGTTCGGTAATGTCAAGATTGATTCCCACCCAGCAGTCGATTTCGCCATGGTCGTTATGCACGGGACGTCCGATAGCCAGTACGTGGCGCATAGAGCCGTCTTTTGCTCGAAAGCAGTGTTCCCGCTGGAAATCTTCTCCTGATTTTATACAGCGGAGCCAATGCTCTCGCGTTGGTTGGCGATCCTCCGGAGGTAAAAGCTGCAGCCATCCGAACTGCAGCAGCTGCGGCAGGGTCATGCCGGTCATTTCCAGGAATGAATCGCTGACAAAGGTGCACGCGCCGGCAAGGTCTGCCTGCCAAATGCCATAGGGGATGGCTTCTCCAACCGTGCGATAACGCAATTCGCTCTCACGCAGCGCCTGTTCGGCTTGTTTGAGTTCCTCGATATTCATTGCCACGCCAAACCACCGTACAATCAGGCCCTGATCGTCTTTGATTGGACGGCCGATAACCCTGAACCAAACATACAAACCATCATGTCTGCGAACCCGATACTCCAGGTCATAGAGGGATTTTCCAGTCACCGCCGACTGCCAGGCAGCCAACGCCCGCGCCTGATCATCTGGGTGAAGTAACTGGTTCCAGCCATCGCCGAGATGCTCGCTCGTGGGTACGCCGGTGAACTCCTCCCATTGTCTGCTCTGATAATCGCAATATCCGTCCGGGCGCGTGGTGAAGACCATTCCGGGAATTGATTCCAATGCCTGCCGGTGAAAGGAAAGGTTTTTTCGCAGATCCTGTTCCGTCTTGTTGTGATTCCCGCTGCCCCTGGCATAGCTAAATATATACTCCTTTCCTTCGAACACAGCATGATCAAGCACCAGCTCAACTTCGTACTCACTGCCATTCTTGCGATGATACGTGGTTTGCAGGATAGCGGACTTTTTCTCTCGCAGCTGCTGCCACTGCTGTTCAAACTGCTCCATCGTGAGGACCGGGAGCACATCATAAATGGTCATGTTCAGCAGCTCTTCCCGCTCGTAGCCCAGATTGTCGCAGGTGGCGGCATTGGCATAGCAGATCCTGCCGTCCTGGGTGAACCAGGTAATCATTTCAGCCGTCACATCTATAGAAAACTGAGTCAGTTTCTGCATTTCCATTGGTTCTGTAATTCTGAGAGTTCCTTCAACCGTAGATCGTGAGATGAAGTGGTGTCAGCGAAGGAAAGAGTAGATTGTTTGTTTTTTTCCAACGGGTTTGATGCCTCAAGACATATCCAATTTCCATCAATATATCAACTTAACTAGTTCACAAACTTAAATAGACAAGTACCTTGGCTCCTGACAATCGTCAATGATAAAGAACCCCATGAATCCGGAAACAGTTTGAGCCATTCAAGTTCGGTGTGAGTGGATATACGTGTCCGGGGCTTCCGGGTCTAGTCAAATGTTGATGTAGAAAATTAACATGTTTCCTGACAGGGTGGGACCGGCGAAACAAAGAGAGTTGATCGGAAAGGAAGTAACTGACAATTCAAGATTTCCAAAGATATTATCACAGCCCCTTTCAGTATTCATGCTTTCTACTGTTGCCGCTAACGGGCGAGGAGCAACCCACGCTCATTTAGGGGACACTTATCCATAAAGAGTTTCAATCCACCTGATTGCTTCTGTGTCATTTACCTTTCCTAGATACCGTTGAGTTGTCGAGAGATCCGCGTGTCGCAGAATGACTTTGCTGACAATTTCTATTGGAGTACCGGATCTGGAGGCATAGGTGGCTGCATGACGCCTGAGATCATGAGGCCGCAATGCTATTTGGACCATGTTACCTACCTTTCTCACCATCGTCCAAGCGGCAACGTAGGAAGTTGGAAAAATTCGTATATACAGTAGTAACCTCTATTTCTATTAAATCTACAGATGACTAAGATTGGTACAGGTAATCTACGTGTAGTCGTGATACTTATGATTCGGTATTTGCCGCCGCCACAATCAGATGTCCTTGAAGCTGAAGTGGACATTGCACCATGACACACATATCCGTTATCCATCAGCAGTGGCTAACCCCAGCAGCTCGGATATCTCAGGAGCTTTCCTTATTATCTTTTTATATCCTTTCGACCCTTCCACGTTTTGCAGGCAGATCAGTAATCCCGGGTTGGCCGAGCTATATCTCTTCCGGCAGATCATTTGCCTGGATACGGCAGGGCACAAATCTGTGCAGCGGGGTACCGAAACGATCGCGATTTGTGTTTTTGGTAAGACGGTTGACGTTCACTCCATAAACCTTTCCGTCATAGAGAAGCCCAAAGCCGTGCGGTATCATGACCGTTCCTGGTCGTACCTGCTCTGTGACCTCGAGCTCTCCTGTTTCGCTGCCGGCCTTGGTTGTTATGCGCAGCTGCTGACCATCAACAAGATTCAAATTCCTTGCGTCCTCAGGGTGAATGGCAATGGTACAGGCGCGTTTTCCCTCATTCCATTTCGGGTCTCTCATGAGGGTGTTGGCGTTGTACTGCATATGACGCCCTGCCATGAGAAGAAAAGGAAATTCATCTGTTAACGCTATTGCCTTTTGTTCCTGCTGTGGCGAAAGGGAGATTACCGCTGCTGCCATTTCTTCAATATATATTTCCATTTTTCGCGACCTTGTTCGCAGACCGGCCATCGGTTCTGCGGTGTCTGCGAGTCCGAGCCAGATTCCCTGCGGATTATCGAGAACGGCGCGATACATACGGTCTCCCTGGTCTGGTCCAGCGGCAAAGTTTGCCCGTACGCTATTTTCCTTGGCATCTCGCGGCAGGGTCATCAGCATTCCCCATAATGCCGCCTTGTTTGCGCTGTCCCATTGCTCACCAAGGGTTTTGGCAAGAATAAATGGCATAGTCTTGCGGATAGCTGGCTCCGCCGCAGTCCACTGCATGAGTTTTGTGCCAAATACAAGGCGACTTTTTTGCGCAGCTTGATGAACGTCTTTCGGGATGTCAGGAATCAGCCCCATTTTCTCTGCGAGAAGGGTAAAGATCTGTGCGGGTTCCAGGCACTCACCGGGAGGATCCAGGGCTGGTTGTCTCATCTGGAAAAACACTTCGGGATAGGTCCATGGAAAGAAGGTCCCATCCCAACAT is a window from the Desulfopila inferna genome containing:
- a CDS encoding site-specific integrase — its product is MYIRIFPTSYVAAWTMVRKVGNMVQIALRPHDLRRHAATYASRSGTPIEIVSKVILRHADLSTTQRYLGKVNDTEAIRWIETLYG